One window of the Dryobates pubescens isolate bDryPub1 chromosome 13, bDryPub1.pri, whole genome shotgun sequence genome contains the following:
- the SAMD7 gene encoding sterile alpha motif domain-containing protein 7 produces MTPRDHMRKMSILGEQGTLEEKHLYRLASGMAAGELRQRQEMLMRNQLMAVNPQLMGAGQQRMQAIPSQFEPRLVDRDLLPSAEMMASADPRQIHITSHLGPTVPPHANMPNILSNRVYPGPGYSFLQPESMEAVARRQELVQKQNIARMEMEMSAIFQQKEMEKAHRKGLLGLEAPFLYHGMPASPLAFRGRHRLPEGHLPSDLYVHRTTLDEIHGNTMLMAASPYPPVSTLQRERGRRPGRRAGNHKSTDCSANGTKNPADDKATDPAAAAADDEKEDKKETEVEPTNKHEQSKTQTETSAVAKNCKEFEQGLRKNCATHEISTETNSCNNTNEKESNSSCAAFDEKYMYPSAIPFSALPYGFPVPSNPLLPSGAHGLILNGEDISSIEDIRKWTVDDVYNFIVSLPGCSDYAQIFKDHAIDGETLPLLTEEHLLDTMGLKLGPALKIRSQVSRRLGNIFYMMNLPLPMPLPPTAGKASDQPSDIASPLQCNSSGDTMDSPCSQDPETSKGVEQIISESRENPCDAAGSQADYQMVTFQKS; encoded by the exons ATGACCCCACGAGATCACATGAGGAAAATGTCTATCCTGGGAGAACAAGGAACACTAGAAGAAAAGCACTTGTACCGTTTAGCAAGTGGCATGGCAGCAGGAG AACTGCGGCAGCGGCAGGAGATGCTAATGAGGAATCAGCTGATGGCAGTGAACCCGCAGCTGATGGGGGCAGGCCAGCAGCGAATGCAGGCCATTCCCTCCCAGTTCGAGCCTCGACTGGTGGACAG GGATCTGTTACCCTCAGCTGAAATGATGGCATCAGCTGACCCAAGACAAATCCACATCACATCCCACCTCGGGCCCACGGTCCCACCCCATGCAAACATGCCAAACATCCTGTCCAACCGCGTGTACCCAGGCCCAG GATATAGTTTTCTGCAACCAGAATCCATGGAAGCTGTGGCCAGAAGACAGGAACTGGTTCAAAAGCAAAATATTGCCAG AATGGAAATGGAGATGAGTGCTATTTTTCAGCaaaaagaaatggagaaagCTCACCGGAAAGGGCTGCTGGGCCTGGAGGCGCCTTTCCTTTATCATGGGATGCCAGCTAGTCCCCTTGCTTTCCGTGGCAGGCACAGACTACCTGAAGGCCACCTTCCCAGCGACCTGTACGTCCACCGGACCACCCTTGATGAAATTCATGGCAACACCATGCTCATGGCAGCCAGCCCATACCCTCCAGTCAGCACTCTGCAAAGGGAGAGGGGACGGCGgccagggagaagagctggGAATCACAAATCCACAGACTGCAGTGCCAATGGCACAAAGAACCCAGCTGATGACAAAGCCACggaccctgcagcagctgcagcagatgatgagaaagaagacaagaaagaaacagaggtggagccaacaaacaaacatgaacaaagcaaaacccagaCAGAGACATCCGCAGTTGCCAAAAACTGTAAAGAGTTTGAACAAGGCTTGAGAAAGAACTGTGCTACTCATGAAATCTCTACTGAAACCAACAGCTGCAACAACACAAATGAGAAGGAATCTAatagctcctgtgctgcttttgatgaGAAGTACATGTACCCTTCTGCAATCCCATTCTCAGCATTACCATATGGATTTCCAGTACCCAGCAACCCACTGCTACCTTCAG GAGCACATGGCCTGATCCTGAATGGAGAAGACATTTCTTCCATCGAAGACATTCGCAAGTGGACTGTCGATGATGTATACAACTTCATCGTTagcctcccaggctgctcagattATGCCCAG ATATTTAAAGACCATGCTATTGATGGAGAAACCCTCCCACTGCTAACAGAAGAACATCTCCTGGATACAATGGGATTAAAACTTGGACCGGCACTAAAAATCCGCTCTCAG GTGTCCCGACGTTTGGGCAACATTTTCTACATGATGAATCTTCCTCTGCCTATGCCTCTGCCACCCACTGCAGGCAAAGCCTCGGATCAGCCCTCTGACATAGCCTCCCCTCTTCAGTGCAACAGCAGTGGTGATACCATGGACAGTCCCTGCTCCCAGGACCCAGAAACCTCCAAAGGAGTGGAACAGATCATTTCTGAAAGCAGGGAGAATCCATGTGATGCAGCTGGATCTCAGGCTGACTACCAGATGGTCACTTTCCAGAAAAGCTGA